TTGGGTTGATTCAGAGTCGagtcactttctcactgcaatcgtACTGCTCTACAATTCAGTTGGGTTGATTCAGAGTCGagtcactttctcactgcaatcgtACTGCTCTACAATTCAGTTGGGTTGATTCAGAGTCGagtcactttctcactgcaatcggACTGCTCTACAATTCAGTTGGGTTGATTCAGAGTCGagtcactttctcactgcaatcatACTGCTCTACAATTCAGTTGGGTTGATTCAGAGTCGagtcactttctcactgcaatcatACTGCTCTACAATTCAGTTGGGTTGATTCAGAGTCGagtcactttctcactgcaatcgtACTGCTCTACAATTCAGTTGGGTTGATTCAGAGTCGagtcactttctcactgcaatcgtACTGCTCTACAATTCAGTTGGGTTGATTCAGAGTCGagtcactttctcactgcaatcggACTGCTCTACAATTCAGTTGGGTTGATTCAGAGTCGagtcactttctcactgcaatcatACTGCTCTACAATTCAGTTGGGTTGATTCAGAGTTGagtcactttctcactgcaatcatACTGCTCTACAATTCAGTTGGTTCACTTGGAACCGGACCGAAATTCAAATCACTCAGAAGGTCTAGGGCCggttgtttttttccatccCTGAGTGTGATTGCGTTTTTCTCACCTTCAAACTGCACCAAGCAGGAAAAGACAGCAGGGTTCGATTCAAACGGACTAAGCACTGCATATGTAAAGGATCCTGAGAATCATAAGCATCTATTGTTATCATAATTTTATCATCTTGGAGCTGTACCACACTAATGTTAGATGGATGAAGCTCACAGTGTCTGTCTCAGTGTACAGTATTTATGTGTAATCAGTGTATGTGATAATGTAACTACATGGTGAAGTGATATGATATGTTTTGTCTACAGATTCTGATTGAGTTTTGTGCTGGAGGAGCTGTTGATGCAGTGATGCTGGGTGAgtatcacatgcacacacacaaacagtacgCACAAGGGAAAAATAATGAGTAATTTCATACATTAATGTCACTAATTTAAAAAGCAGTACAAACAGGAATTGCGCAGTGTTTTCCAATTCAGTGgttagcactgctgcctcacaccttcagggttgggggttcaattcccaccTCCCCTGTGCATgcggagcttgcatgttctccctgtgcttcaggggtttcctccagataCTCCGGTTTCTTCCtttagtccaaagacatgcatctggctgattggcatttccaaattgtccgtcgTGTGTAAATGGCCTGTGTTTGGGCTctgcgatggattggcaccccgtccagggtgtcccccgccttgtgcccagagtcccctgggataggctccaggttaccccaagaccctgtgtaggataagtggtacagagaatggatggattctttaatcattttttttttaccctggcTTCCAAGTAAAGCTGAACCAGGTATTTAGTACAGGTACAGGTGCAGAACTGTAGACTGTTCAGAAGCTGTTGatggaaattttaaaaatgtgacatgTAGTTTGGCTGTAAATGTGTCCTGACAATAGGCTATTGTACATGCCAGGGTTTAGCCGGATTAGAACAACCAGTCACAGTGAGTCAGTTCACTTTGGTTTAAAAGCTTATTGTAAGGAGATGTGTTCACAGAGGATTTCAGGGTATGCTGATTTGGCATCATAGAAATGTACAAATGAAATGTGGCCACATACAACCCTGTAAGTGGTCCAAGTGCATTCAGATAAGACCTTAGTATGTGGCGCATTCAGATAAGACTTTAGTATGTAGCGCTATCCATTCATGATCCTATTACCCATGGCTGATTTTAACAAATGACCCGCCAACCCCCTAATAAAAAATGGCAGATAAGCCAATCAACAAGAATCTGGAATAACTGAAAGTTGCTTAAGTGTTTTGTGCTCTCTGATATTAGCTGAccacctggaagccccgccccatCCTCAAACCTCACATTAGTAATCTTGTCTGTTCACGATTTTCTCACTTGAAAAATAAAGCgctcttgctttctgtcaaggtgaatggagaatgttttgagttcagtaatgtgaaataaactctatcagtgtatgtttgaTAATTCTAATATTAGACAAGCATAGATTTAACATCAGTCAACTATAATTACTATGGATGCCACCAAAAATGTTTGTCCGATAATAGAAACAAATTGTACATTTTcagccaaaagagaaaaaagattaaatagagCTACAGCAAAGTATCAAATATAAgactttagaaaaaaattaatggtaatgataattagaaagtgactaaaaataatgtttgctCTAGTTAAGAAACATTTATATGCACACTTTATAATCACTTGCTGTACGTAAcatctttttcctagaatagcAAGAAAGAAGATAAAATTTTCTACTGTAAACTTTGTCTTCTTTCTTGCACAGAAACTTTAGTGTGTACATCTTAATTAAAAACAGATGagtggcaggtttttttttccctccaagctcctggtggttaccgtaaaaccaTGTATATATGTGCTACAGTTTCTACCTTAGACAAGTGATTTGTGAAGGACTTGATTGCAGCAGTTCTTAGTTACAAGTCTGTAGTATCCAGCTAAAATCCTCCGTTCTCAGCCCTGTGCTCGTTTAGAAATTGTACACACCACCTTGTTCTCCATCTACATCGAAAAGTACAgccaaatccttttttttttactcagtgtATTTCACTTTTGACACTCCTGTTGCTGTTCTCTTCTGTTTAATGTCTCCCAACAAAACTATATCAGGGCCATCCAATGTTGTGCAAGTTCCTTTTAAATATACTCAGAAAcaggttcaagttcaagttcaagtggctttattgtcatttcaaccatatacactggtacagtacacagtgaaatgaaacaacgttcctccagggccatggtgctacataaagcaacacagagctacatgagactacataGAACCATGTGTTTGTGGTtgatgttgttttgttgtttgaagGACATGGCTGCTTTTAGagtttaacattttctttatgtatgtatgtgtgtgtgtgtgtgtgtgtgtgtgtgtgtatagagctGGAGAGGCCACTGACCGAGCCGCAGATCAGGGTAGTGTGTAAGCAGACTCTAGACGCACTGCTCTACCTGCATGAGAACAAAGTCATCCACCGAGACCTGAAGGCTGGAAACATCCTGCTGACACTTGATGGTCAAGTCAAACTtggtgtgtatctctctgtctctctctctctctctctctcgctctctctgtttgtgtgtgtgtgtgtgtgtgtgtgtgtgtgtgtgtgcataacaAGATTCAGTGGAAGTGAAGTCATTGACTTCATGTCATCGCTTCACTAATCAAaccaaaaagggaaaaaacatcCCTTTCTGATGTTTCAGTGTAAAACTTcaactaaataatttacataaatgcgcATGATTGGATAAGTTGTAACataggatctgctacagaagtcACAATAGTTTATGTTTAGGAAGTTTAAGAACTAAGTTAAGAACTACGTTTGTATTCATACATTGATCGACATGTAGTATTTAAAACTAtagttttgctgttgtattttaaaACTCCCAAAAAAAACTCCTAAcctctgcatcttttttttaatcaaacttGTTCTTTGTAAGTAGTTTGTGTTGATGTTACTGGTGTTACAGCATTTTTGATGTTATTGGCCCCATATGAAAGCTGGGTTGTGTAGAGGAAATAAGCCATTTCCGTCTGTAGTGAATCATAAGAGCAAGTATTCACGGTGTTTGTATCTTTCATACACAGACAAAAAAGGTACTGATAACTGCTATCTTTTACCTACAAACCCCTTTCAGCAATATTACTGGCTAAAGACACAGACTCTGGAACTGTAGTGTTGTTTCAGACAGCATGTAATGAGTGAGTTACTCTCAGCTGTGATGGCACGTACtaacagccagagagagagagagagagagagagagagagagagagagactatttGCAAGTCAATGTTAGGAAGTCATCAAGAggtttaaacaaatcaaaatagatGCTTTTGCTGTCTACTGATGCATGGTGTTCATTTTTGCAAGTCAGTAAAACAAAGACTCAGTTTgataatatatgtttatatgtttacttGTGCATTGCACTGCAAATCATCTTGCGCTATTCCCCCAAAATATCTCTTTTGCACAATCTCATGTACAAAATAcctcttttgcacaatttcatttACAGTATCTATGTAAAGTACCTATGTAAAGTCTTTGTATAGTTTTTGTAAAGTATGTATAGTCAACtaaattgtttttcttatacatctatgttcatatttatgtttaacttgtatGTAACACCGTGGTCGTGCGAGACACGACATTTCATTCCACTATATGTCCACACATgtagcagaatgacaataaagctcaaCTTGAACTTGATCTTATGCACACCAGTGTGATAGTATatctaaaaaatgttaaattatctGAGTTATCCTGTCCTAGTCTTgtgttcatccaattaaatgctctctagaatgtATATGTCTTGCCCTTGGGGGTGGGTCTTGCTCTACAATAGCAGCTTGTTAGCAGGAATAATGTTTcgttgtgtgtttttggctgtgcGTCTTCGTGCACACTATTCCAACTATTCCCTTCATTGAAATTAAatggttggtgtgtgtttgctggTGGAATTTGTGTGTCATGTCATGGTTACGCCGAAATCGGTGCATGACtatttcccatcagccactaCGCCTCACTGGATCACTTCTCATGACCATTTGCACCTGTGTCACGTCTGGGTTAATGGGCACGAGTATTAAGTCACGTCTCACCTCACTcattgtctagcttttgtctttcATTGTCGTTAAATTGTCATGCTATGTTCTCTAGTGCATGTGTCTTTCTGCTTTGAAATTCTAGTTCAGGTTTTTATGTCTAAGTTTGCCTTGTCTGTATTGTTtgtgtttcattaaaatacaaatctgcacttgcatctgcctcctCTACAAAATCTCGACATGCAAGCTCATTTTATCTAGTTTGTGAAGATACTGTCAGATTTACTTAGATTGGGCATGGCTGTGGAGTATCTTGAACACCATTGGCTGCTGTGTAAATCAGTCACCATGTCAACATACCGTTGCtcagacttcctgtttcaatagGAAATATGTTAACATACGAAATCAAACCACGGCTCTCAAGCCATTTCATGGGTTTCAACAGCATTGTGCTGCATTGTAATGTAGGAcaataatcagtttattatttctCCAAGACATTGACCTACAATATTTGGAACAAACACGTGGCAGACTAGATTTAGTCCGTCTCTGGAACAGAAacctaaacacatttttttttctctccagcggATTTTGGGGTGTCTGccaaaaacactaaaacactccAGAGACGAGACTCCTTCATTGGAACTCCATACTGGTGagccagtaaaaaaaattacaggttATAAACATCAATTTTCTGTACAGTATTATTAAACCATTTCCGttcctttctttccctttcatTCTGGAACTTTCTCATACACCCAAACACATACTCAGGATGGCGCCAGAGGTGGTGATGTGCGAGACTTCGAAGGACAGGCCGTATGACTACAAGGCAGATATCTGGTCCCTCGGTGTCACCCTGATTGAGATGGCCCAGGTCGAGCCACCCAATCATGAGATGAACCCCATGAGAGTGCTGCTAAAAATCGCCAAGGCTGACCCACCCACACTTATGCAGCCCTCCAAATGGTGAGACAAAATGAGAGACAGTGGGCGTATCCCATAAATACTGCAACAAATGGAAACATCCAtggtggtggaaatcacaacccaccattatcagaTTTggatttattattgagttcctaTGGTTATTAGTCTGTCTGATCCTTTGAACTAAATAGGTTTAATCGACACCTTCATACCTGAAAAACAATTAGGCTTAATACTAACAACTAAGACCTAATGTGTTCCGTccgtggaaagttcaggaatgaaATGCTTTATGACTCTGTtcgtggaaagttcaggaatgaaATGCCAGAATATGAATGAACACATTTGAGCAATAAGTCTAATATATTACCAGATCATAAAATATATCTATGCTGAGGGAGTcagtggatttattttttttttaaagataaaggGGTTCCTGGTAACAGTATGTTACCTAGTAACCGGACAGCTAATATGTAACTTTGTGCCTTGAGTGAAATGCCTCTTAACAGTTGGAAATTCTAGATACAGACTTCATTAGAAGTAGGGTGTAAAACTGCTGTTATTATCTCAGCAGTAAGGATATGCAATATTGTCAAATTTCATTTCCCAAAGCAGATTACTTCTCTCTTCACtaataaagtgaaaatgagTGTTTGCATACAGGAAGCAGTGGGAAACATAGGAACTATGGATAGCGAGCTATTGCTGTAGTAAACTAATGCCATGTCTGAAAGATCAAAGATTATTTTTCAGcagcacaaatgtttttttctgtccatataATGCTAATTTTTATTGTAATACTGTTGTTAAAAGGTAGGATTTGTTTAAGAAGAGTTGGCCCTATGCAAATGGTATATAAAGATAAATCTTTACCAACAAATGTGTTTCCCAGGTCTCCAGAATTCAGTGACTTTCTAAGACATGCTCTGGATAAGAATCTAGACAACAGATGGAACGCAGCACAGCTCGTTCAGGTGAGTCGCCCTGTTCCTCTACTCTATAATGTGATATGGGATGCGTCCCAAATACCAGTCGTTTCTAACTACACATTCATTCTAACCTTTGGGATATGCCATTGATCTGAAACAAACTATTGTACTATTGTTAGAGCAATCAAAAACTGTTCTCACATCAGTTTTGGGTGTCCCAGTCCCTTTGTTGCTGAAGGATCAAATGGCGATGGCTTTCAGGAGGCTAGGAGATGAGCAAGTTCCTTCACTTGTGTAGACacacgtgaacacacacactcacacacttaacTACATGGCAACTTTGTGGTTGTACAGTTTTTGAGCAGGATGAATGGGGTTGAAAATGCACAGTGTTTTTGTAATGAAGGTCACAATATCGAAGAAGATGCACTTCATTAGAAGCTGCTGGAACTGCGGTGCTCTGTGGTCAGGTGGAATAGAGCTTTTAGAGCAAaaaaatagagcttttttttGTCAACACAAGGTAGCATTGGTGAAAAAGAAGGATGGTTATATAGAAAAGCACCTAATCCACACTGTTCAGTATGGTGGAGGCTCTGTGATGTTGTGGGGCTTTTTTCTTTAACCTTGTTATTTACATGGCATCATGGACTATATGAAGTACCAGGAGATTTGACCACAGCTTTTGAAATGGCCACCCCATTCCCCTGACATAAACTCCACTGGAAACCTGTAGGGAGAGCTACAATGACTGTATTCAAATTTACTTCACCGATAGTAATGCATGTgttgtctttttgtgtgttcaGCACCCATTTGTGAGCAACGTTACTGATAACAAACCACTACGAGAGCTGATAGCAGAAGCCAAAGCTGAAGTCACGGAGGAGATAGAGGAGTCGAAGGAGGACGATGAGGAGGATGATCACGAGGGACAGCTGGTGAGagaattgaaaaaaacaaaaatattctttAGTCATTTTAGTAGTTTCAATCTCAGAAACTGTTCAGTCAGTATGGAGTAGTTGTAGAACAAATGTCATGGTACGATGGTTTTGGAAACTAGGCCCAGTTGAGCTTTTTCAGATGTCAGCCCTATTGTTTGTGCTCAATCAATACATCATGCTCAGGGAGGGAGAAGAGCAAGTGGTCAGCTAGCAGTTATGGAAAATGGCCTAAAAATTGATATTCCTCACATAATGACtgacagaggtgccaacatttacggTTTAGCCATAGCATTAGCCGTAGCATTTACCGGCGCCAGCTGAAAGCtacacatttctgttttctcagcTAAAGCAGTACTCAGACCAAATGAGAATAAAATTCACTTGGCAGAAAGGCAGTTAATTCTTTGATTGGGAAGGGAAGcatgattgttattattagctGACTTTATCTCAGTGAACTTTGAACTGTGAATTCACAAGTAGCCTTGGTTGTATAAGCAAATAGGAACCAAAGAGATAGGACTGTTGTCGTTTGGTCGATAAAATAATGGTGTAGCTGCTTATTGTTAAAGTAGCATTTACACTTTACGCTTGATGCacattggggggaaaaatgccATCTtgcccactgacacacactaggGATTTTGTGGCTGCCTGCTAGGATAGCAATTTTGGCACATGTGTATcgaaaacattaaacattaaaacattaaagggGTTACAGCAACTGGATTCAAATTTACACTCAAAATCCTGAACATAAACCCAGTGCACAGTACATTGGACAGTAGACTTTTCTATTGTAGCTACTTTAATATTTACTAGACcatctgaaaacatttttaagatTCATTTTCCACGAATTTGACTAGGCTAAAATGATCATTGAAAGAGACAATGTTCTGTATTAAACATGATTTCCTGTATTTAGCCTTCTTTTGATCAGGGCCGCTAATCTATGAAAGTTACATTCTGTGAGATTGGAGTGTATTTCATAGTATATTTCTTTGTAGTTTATTCTCTGTAAGAAAGTGTAAGATTGATCATTTTTGAATGTTGTGTTCACCAACATTGTGGATGGAAAATTGTTGTAGTGTGTTTTATCCATGTCTTAATGTTTTTGATAGTTTCTGCCAgctgtttgtttctgtttgacCTCATGCCACCATGGCCAACTTGTGAATATGGATAATTATGCTATATTTCTTCCCTTCATGCAGCTGCTTCCTGGACACAAGCGTGCTTCATCTGACATCAGTATTGGAAGCTCTGAGGATGAGAAGCTTTCTCAGTCACCTTCTACCTTGGAAGCAGTTCCAGAAAAAAATGAGGACTTTGGTGTTACCAAGAGCCCAGATATGGATCTTAGTGATGACCAGACGGCTGAGCCTGAAATTTCCAAACTGGAACTGAACCACATCCCAAATTTACCAGAACCGTCTGCTGAAGAACCTGCAAAGGAATCAGTTTCCAACATGAAATCTCAGGAACAAGAAGATGAGAAGAACATTGTAGAAATCAAGCCAGAAATACCTTCTGCTCCACTAAATATACTGGAGCCGAAAGAGGAGAcgaaaaatatggaaaatatggTGAACTCAGCTGGTGATAATGTGACAGTAATCCAGAACATGGATGCAGTGGTGAAGGATGAGCTCGCACCTGAGAATTCCATCAAGGAGGTTGAGGGACCTGTTGTGGTGCCCAAGGAAAAACCTTCACCTCCAACTTCTCCTGTGAAAGAAGAGGATAAAGGTGAAGCAGAACATGAGAAATCTTCTCCAGACAATGAAAGTCCTGCGAAGCCCAGATTCCAAAAGAAAGTCTCTGGAAGTGGGTCTGCAGCAGATAACAGCAGCGTTGACCTAAACCTGTCCATCTCCAGCTTCATAAGCAAATCCAAAGAGGCAGGATCGGCTTCTGTACAGGTAGGAACACTAATTGAAGGAGTGTTGGTATATATTATGAGGAAATATTGATTCATTTGTGATGGCTGTTAAAAGAATCACCCTACCCAACATGTGAAAGACACTGAAAGCCAGTTTCGTGTTTCAACAGGAAACAAGGCGTCAGAAGAAGACCCTGAAAAAAACCCGCAAGTTTATTGTGGACGGCGTGGAAGTTAGCGTAACGACGTCTAAGATCGTGACTGATAATGATGCCAAAAACGAGGAGATGAGATTCCTAAGGTGAGCGCTGTCAGTGCTGTCTTGTTTCGAAGTTTTCAAAGTATGTGACTTTAGTAACTTTAGACATTGAAAACAAATTGAATATAATCTACTTTGAAAAGATCGTTCGCtgttgctgatgaaaagcaacTATTCCATCAGAAAATGCTCAAGAGATGTATTCCCAACATCTACTCATTAATTTGGTGGCTAAGTGGCTAATCGTTAGTTGTGTACGTTGTGTTCATTAGTttattgttttgaaataaaGATAGGGAAACTAAGAAAGaagattttttacattttatttttgtttttcttggcacatAGTAAACTAGcaattaatgaatttttttgtaaaagatatgacatttttttttatgaaatatgaaaaaatacccactgcagtacatttcagCATGAACAGAGATGACCTGCAAGTACAAGAAGGCTTTTCTACATGATGATTTCTCTTGCTTTGATGTGTACTCTGGTAActtattctgttttcataaaagataTGATACAACTGGGATGCagaagtaaattttattttgacatactCTGAAATTGCGGCACCTGGTAAATCCAGCTTCAAGACTATTCATTAGTTTTAACTTctaaatgaatctgaaatgatgaaaaacaagcaaaggagGAATAGAAGAGCTTTTTGTTTCAAAACCAAAAACCGTTTtgaacatctttttttattttaaataaaaagaaacgaATGCAAGATTCAAGGACCAATCATTCAAGGAGTATTCAACTTTATTGTACAACATGTATGTAATTATCTGCTGCTGTTATTTTAATCTCAAATCAACAGCACTCACATTTACATTGCCTGTGATTTTAACGTTAGCTATGAGAGTAGACTGTCAATCTGCCAGTCGACAGTGTAGTTAGCCACCTAAAGCTTGTTAAAACGTCTGTGTTGAAGCGTATTTGGGTATAGAGTTGAGTTTATGGGTAAGCATAAAGCATAGAAGTGTGCTCACGAGCTCATGTGCACACCACCAAAATCCTAACCGTGTGTCATATGTATCTGTGATACTAACTGGCTGAGATGGAGAGATGTGTCCTGTTGTGTGGTCAGAAATGATGTGATGAGATGGTGTGATTCAAGGGTTTCTGAGTAATACTGACAATATGATTCTTTAAACTGATTACAAGCTAAGCATGACTCCAATGCAGTGCTATAATGAACACAAAACATCTGGAAAGTGCAGTGAGataaggaagagagagaagtgtCAAGCTGCAACAACTGCAGAGGAGTCACTGTGGGCATAAAATGCAtgctacagtatattttatttatatagattcATATAACTGTACATATAAAGCTAAAAATAGTGTTCATATGAGGTAGCTAGCTGACGTGTTGTGATAGTAACATGACTCTAATGTAAAAGTTTATTAGTATAGTGCACTTCAGAAACAGTATGTAGTACAGTTTTATGACAGGTATATATTCTCCAAAAGTTTACTACTGGTTTATGGCAAGCTTTTGGAATATTTGATTATATCCTGTACGTGAAATTAAAGTGAAATTGCACCCATAGGGCAGAGAAagcataaataattcattttgcaACGTGCAAATGCAAATTTGTATTTGGGGGAATTCCAAAAGACGCAGTGTTTTGAAGGATGCACATCCAGCTCAATGGCCTCAGGAAAGAAAAGGCAGGAAGTATGCTTCTGTCAACTGGCACTTCCTGTCTGTGTAGGGCATATCCTGTTAGGCAGACTAGGATGTCCTTTTGGTGCTGATTCAAAGCAAATTTCACACATTATTGCACACAAAGttgtaaaactgttttttttttttttcagttattctaGTCCTGAcattgcttgtgtgtgtgtgtgtgtgtgtgtgtgtgtgtgttggacagaCGTCAAGAGCTAAGAGAGCTGAGGCTTTTGCAGAAAGAGGAGCAGAGAGCCCAACAGCAGCTCAGCAACAAACTGCAGCAGCAGAAGGAGCAGATCTCCAGACGCTTCGAGCAGGAGACCATGgtcagtgtttgtactgtagtACCGAAAAAGCACAGACATTCTCAGCTCACATATCACTGCGGCATTAAGGGTGCACACGCTACGTTTCGTTCACCTCCTGCAATTGGGATGATTCAGGGTCGAATCACATTCTCACAATCTGCAATCAAACCACATTAGAGTTCGCTTGGAAATGGAACGAGACCACCTCGtttacaagtccttgtgtaagttgttactatagaaacaataatgcattaaaacgagtgcattaatattaaccttgcATTTGACCTACTGTCCAAGCCGTGCTGTTAgagaaatgaatcaacagcttctgattaatcagaatcaagaaccgaactgcgctgtggtataatgtgaaATGACAGCGTACTCTGATTATACTGCCGTTACTGAAGCCtttgttgttctgttttctCATCTCAGAGCAAGAAGCGTCAGTACGATACAGAGGTGGAGAACATGGAGCGGCAGCAGAAGCAGACTATCGAGCGACTTGAACAAGAACATACCGGCCACCTCCGCGATGAGGCCAAGAGGATCAAAGGCGAGCAGGACAAGGAGCTGTCAAAGTTCCAAAACATGTTGAAGAACCGCAAGAAAGAGGTATGAGCCTCATGAACCTCACAGTCTGGGGGAAGGATaaggagaaagaggaaagaggaaattAGAGAATGTTGTACAAGACAGATTTATATACTTGTGCCTCATTTCGGTCAAAATCGAATATTAAGATGGTTAAAATCATactcatacactatatggccaaaagtaagaGAACACCCAACCATCACTCCCATAAGAGTTTGCTGaccatcccattccaaaatcaTGGGTATCAGTACAGAGTTGGTCCTCCTTTTCTGTTGTAGCAACCTCCActttttctgggaaggcttttgtAATATACCTGTGTGGATTTGTACGTATTCAGGCACAAAGGCATTAATGAGATCGGGTACTCAAGTTCTTCTAATCCAACCATGGCATATCGTGTCTTTatggatctcgctttgtgcacagggcattgtcatgctggaacaggtttgggcttaaCCCCTTAGCTCCACTGAAGGATAGTCTTAATTTTATAGCATCTAGTGACATTTTAGACTCTTATGGCCTTCTAAACTTGTGGCAACGGTTTTAGGAAAAGTCgacatatgggtgtgttggtcaggtgtccatatgcttttggccatatagtgtatattataagtatacaatataatattatgtaatattgtCTTAGAATAAAATAGAGTAGGTGTTAAATTGGGTCCttttaattcaaattatttgtatagcacttttagccgtagacattgtcacaaattcagagaaatccagatgtagaccTCAAATGAGCACATATGAGgcgacatgaggaagaacccttcagaggaactagactcaaaacggaacccatcctcttctggatgacGTTGGATAGTAGAATTATAAATCTTTTGAGCGGATTGTGAATAAATGTCCTGGGATAAGCACAGGACCCCTAGGTACAAATCTATAGTATCCAAGTGTGAAACCTGAGTATAAACTGTTTTCAggatttgttttg
This Pangasianodon hypophthalmus isolate fPanHyp1 chromosome 26, fPanHyp1.pri, whole genome shotgun sequence DNA region includes the following protein-coding sequences:
- the slkb gene encoding STE20-like kinase b, whose protein sequence is MAFFNFRKIFKLGPERKKKQYEHVHRDVNPEESWEIVGELGDGAFGKVYKAQNKQSGILAAAKVIDTKTEEELEDYMVEIDILASCNHDNIVKLLDAFYYESKLWILIEFCAGGAVDAVMLELERPLTEPQIRVVCKQTLDALLYLHENKVIHRDLKAGNILLTLDGQVKLADFGVSAKNTKTLQRRDSFIGTPYWMAPEVVMCETSKDRPYDYKADIWSLGVTLIEMAQVEPPNHEMNPMRVLLKIAKADPPTLMQPSKWSPEFSDFLRHALDKNLDNRWNAAQLVQHPFVSNVTDNKPLRELIAEAKAEVTEEIEESKEDDEEDDHEGQLLLPGHKRASSDISIGSSEDEKLSQSPSTLEAVPEKNEDFGVTKSPDMDLSDDQTAEPEISKLELNHIPNLPEPSAEEPAKESVSNMKSQEQEDEKNIVEIKPEIPSAPLNILEPKEETKNMENMVNSAGDNVTVIQNMDAVVKDELAPENSIKEVEGPVVVPKEKPSPPTSPVKEEDKGEAEHEKSSPDNESPAKPRFQKKVSGSGSAADNSSVDLNLSISSFISKSKEAGSASVQETRRQKKTLKKTRKFIVDGVEVSVTTSKIVTDNDAKNEEMRFLRRQELRELRLLQKEEQRAQQQLSNKLQQQKEQISRRFEQETMSKKRQYDTEVENMERQQKQTIERLEQEHTGHLRDEAKRIKGEQDKELSKFQNMLKNRKKEEQEFLQKQQQELDGALKKIIQQHKRELATVERDCLNHKQQLLRAREAAMWELEERHLQEKHQLFKQQLKDQYFMQRHQLLKRHEKEMEQMHRYNQRLVEEMKTKQTQERTRLPKIQRSEAKTRMAMFKKSLRISSPGLTPEQEREKIKQFAAQEEKRQKNERLHQHHKHENQMRDLQLQCDANVRELQQLQNEKCHLLIEHETQKLKELDEEHSAELKDWREKLRPRKKTLEEEFARKLQEQEIFFKMSGESECLNPSTQSRISKFYPVPTVHSTGF